In Erigeron canadensis isolate Cc75 chromosome 1, C_canadensis_v1, whole genome shotgun sequence, a single window of DNA contains:
- the LOC122594383 gene encoding protein INAPERTURATE POLLEN1 → MKKQSPSKSLLHHRRFKDYFSDWITILKNKHLPNLRHHMSATTTSSSSPNLLSAHVEIIHHHFKSYYHTLDLAASTDVSQILYPTDIRNPIEIPFLWLGDLHPYLFTNLIRSYLIQNDEEDDVSSQEEDDEEYDHDHSNHDQENDDDVEEIEVGESCEFLKKQWPLMNAWKIQTRKLTCRIGQIERGLRLMVPALNDRVRKAQLAFVEKVGSGEVMAAMAAAEMEEEMVGIVMDANRLRKDVISEIVSVTSVYQAALFLEGLAQFLVGLRDEKLLHEFKKCKSPVN, encoded by the coding sequence ATGAAGAAACAATCACCTTCCAAAAGTCTCCTCCACCACCGGCGATTCAAAGACTACTTTTCCGACTGGATCACCatcttaaaaaacaaacacttaCCCAATCTCCGCCACCACATGTCCGCCACCACCACGTCATCTTCTTCCCCAAATCTCCTTTCTGCCCACGTCGAAATCATCCATCATCACTTCAAATCATACTACCATACCCTCGACCTCGCTGCCTCAACCGACGTCTCTCAAATCCTTTATCCGACCGATATTCGTAACCCGATTGAAATCCCTTTTCTTTGGTTGGGTGATCTCCATCCTTATCTCTTCACCAACTTAATCCGGTCTTATCTTATTCAAAACGACGAAGAAGACGACGTTTCTTCTCAAGAAGAAGACGACGAAGAATATGATCATGATCATAGTAACCATGAtcaagaaaatgatgatgacgTGGAAGAAATTGAAGTTGGTGAGTCTTGTGAGTTTTTGAAGAAACAATGGCCTTTAATGAATGCATGGAAGATACAAACACGTAAGTTAACGTGTCGAATCGGTCAAATTGAGCGTGGGTTAAGGCTAATGGTGCCGGCTTTGAATGATCGGGTTAGGAAAGCGCAGTTAGCGTTTGTTGAGAAAGTTGGGTCAGGGGAAGTTATGGCCGCCATGGCTGCAGCAGAGATGGAAGAGGAGATGGTTGGGATTGTTATGGATGCAAATCGGTTACGAAAAGATGTTATCAGTGAGATTGTTAGTGTTACTAGTGTTTATCAAGCTGCATTGTTTCTTGAAGGTTTAGCCCAATTTTTAGTTGGATTAAGAGATGAGAAATTGTTGCATGAATTCAAGAAGTGTAAGTCACCAGTCAATTGA
- the LOC122604426 gene encoding probable xyloglucan galactosyltransferase GT19, whose translation MPPPQSTITTTVIILLILILTTLPSSTHTQSTDLDSDCTNKWIHIRHLPPSFNHHILTNCSATHHPFSTTFCPFTTNHGLGSKTHNQSHSWFRTDPSLLELFFHRRMLEYPCLTADPTSADAVYLPYYAALDSLHYLHGQDYNFSAQHGRKLAKFISKDSPEIWERNNGLDHFLVLAGSAWDHAQPVDNDPRLWGTSFLELPDFYNVTVLTLESRAYPFQEMAIPYLTSFHPPNLALFDSWVKRVRRSKRTTLMLFAGGGGISSTPNVRRSIRLECENNTKLCEFVDCSNGICEHDPIKFMKPMLHASFCLQPPGDTPTRRSTFDSILAGCIPVFFEDLSAKKQYKWHLPEDRYEEFSVMIPKEDVVFKGVSVLEVLKGISRSEVRKMRERLIEMIPRIVYRKHGSSLGLRTKKDAFDIAIEGTLQRIKARLEGVSDL comes from the coding sequence ATGCCACCACCACAATCAACCATAACCACCACCGTCATCATCCTGCTAATCCTGATCCTAACCACCCTCCCATCCTCAACCCACACCCAATCCACCGATCTAGATTCCGACTGTACAAACAAATGGATCCACATCCGCCACCTCCCACCATCATTCAACCACCACATCTTAACCAACTGTTCCGCCACTCACCACCCATTCTCCACCACTTTCTGCCCTTTCACCACCAACCATGGCCTTGGCTCTAAAACCCACAACCAATCACATTCTTGGTTCCGAACTGACCCATCTTTATTAGAACTCTTTTTCCACCGCCGTATGCTTGAATACCCATGTCTCACCGCCGACCCCACCTCCGCCGACGCCGTCTATCTTCCGTATTACGCCGCCCTTGACTCCCTTCATTATCTGCACGGCCAAGATTATAACTTTTCAGCCCAACACGGCCGGAAATTGGCGAAATTTATCAGCAAAGATTCCCCGGAGATTTGGGAAAGAAATAACGGACTTGATCACTTTCTTGTACTAGCTGGCAGCGCGTGGGATCACGCGCAACCAGTAGATAATGATCCGAGGTTATGGGGTACTTCTTTTCTTGAATTGCCTGATTTTTATAATGTGACTGTGTTAACATTAGAATCTAGAGCTTACCCTTTTCAAGAAATGGCTATTCCTTATTTAACTTCATTTCATCCGCCTAATTTAGCGCTTTTCGATTCGTGGGTGAAAAGAGTTAGGAGGTCTAAAAGGACTACTTTGATGTTGTTTGCTGGTGGTGGTGGGATCTCGAGTACTCCGAATGTGAGGAGAAGTATTAGGCTAGAATGCGAAAACAATACTAAGTTGTGTGAGTTTGTTGATTGTTCAAATGGGATTTGTGAACATGATCCTATTAAGTTTATGAAACCAATGTTGCATGCTAGTTTTTGTTTGCAGCCTCCTGGGGATACACCAACTAGGCGTTCGACGTTTGACAGTATTTTGGCAGGGTGTATACCGGTGTTTTTTGAGGACTTATCGGCGAAAAAGCAGTATAAGTGGCATTTACCGGAAGATAGGTATGAGGAGTTTTCAGTTATGATTCCGAAAGAGGATGTGGTGTTTAAAGGGGTGAGTGTGCTTGAGGTTTTGAAGGGGATTTCGAGAAGTGAGGTGAGGAAAATGAGGGAAAGATTGATTGAAATGATTCCAAGAATTGTTTATAGGAAACATGGGAGTTCTTTGGGTTTGAGGACTAAAAAAGATGCATTTGATATTGCTATTGAAGGTACACTTCAAAGGATTAAAGCTAGACTTGAAGGTGTTAGTGATCTGTGA
- the LOC122604161 gene encoding 3-oxoacyl-[acyl-carrier-protein] synthase 3 A, chloroplastic-like yields MANASGFLTPSIRIHKSVSIGGHNNNNLKNGLVIRCSSSFQGVENLSPSESRIPRLVSKGCKLVGCGSAVPKLQISNDDLAKIVDTNDEWISARTGIRNRRILSGDESLTGLAADAARKALEMAEVEPDDVDLILLCTSTPEDLFGGAPQIQKALGCKGNPLAFDITAACSGFILGLVSASCYIRGGGFKNVLVIGADSLSRYIDWTDRGTCILFGDAAGAVLVQACDVEEDGLFGFDMHSDGEGNRHLNAAMKESETDHDLGTNGSARGFPPNRSSFSCIKMNGTEVFRFAVGIVPQTIEASLANAGLTRLDIDWLLLHQANQRIIDGVATRLEVPKDRVISNLANYGNTSAASIPLALDEAVRSGKVKQGQTIAAAGFGAGLTWGSAILRWG; encoded by the exons atggCAAATGCATCTGGGTTTTTGACACCAAGTATCAGAATACATAAATCTGTATCTATAGGTGgtcataacaataataatttgaaaaatggTTTAGTTATTCGCTGTTCAAGTTCTTTTCAAGGTGTTGAAAATCTCTCTCCTTCTGAATCTCGCATACCcag acTTGTAAGCAAAGGGTGTAAACTAGTGGGATGTGGATCGGCTGTACCTAAACTTCAGATTTCTAATGATGATCTTGCTAAAATTGTTGATACTAATGACGAATGGATATCTGCTCGAACTGGAATTCGTAATCGACGAATTCTTTCTG GTGATGAAAGCCTGACAGGCCTGGCTGCAGATGCAGCTCGAAAAGCACTTGAAATGGCAGAAGTGGAACCTGATGACGTGGATCTTATCTTGTTGTGTACGTCAACCCCAGAAGATCTATTTGGCGGTGCTCCCCAG ATTCAAAAAGCACTTGGATGTAAAGGGAACCCGCTTGCATTTGACATTACAGCCGCTTGTAGCGGCTTCATATTAGGCCTAGTTTCAGCTTCATGTTATATTCGAG GAGGTGGCTTTAAAAATGTTCTTGTGATTGGAGCGGATTCACTGTCTCGTTATATTGATTGGACTGATAGAGGGACATGCATTCTATTTGGTGATGCTGCTGGGGCTGTTTTGGTTCAG GCATGTGATGTTGAAGAGGACGGTttatttggttttgacatgcacAGTGATGGCGAGGGCAACAG ACACCTGAATGCTGCGATGAAGGAAAGCGAGACAGATCATGATTTGGGTACAAATGGTTCAGCCCGTGGGTTCCCTCCAAATCGCTCATCTTTTTCATGTATAAAAATGAATGGAACAGAAGTCTTTCGGTTTGCTGTTGGCATTGTGCCACAGACCATCGAGGCATCACTAGCAAACGCTGGTCTTACTCGTTTAGATATTGACTGGCTGCTGCTTCATCAG GCAAACCAGAGGATCATTGATGGAGTAGCAACAAGGCTAGAAGTCCCAAAGGATAGAGTCATATCAAATCTAGCAAATTATGGTAACACAAGTGCAGCTTCTATACCGTTGGCACTAGACGAAGCAGTTAGAAGTGGGAAAGTGAAACAAGGTCAAACCATAGCGGCTGCTGGATTTGGTGCTGGTCTTACATGGGGTTCTGCTATCTTGAGATGGGGTTAG
- the LOC122607760 gene encoding uncharacterized protein LOC122607760 codes for MKQTMFEHKIIFKNQVHELHRLYEVQKSMMKSDSRYTRRELFPMKRNFTERHRVESTRSILHESFLQKNQDVCSRYQQRSLDLRLAIGNSCNVDDLDHEEVDLSLSIGGSINKRSKISEKSWKNKVVYPSSPIIIDLEDSTGSGSNEIVKNSPNLHQGHLKMNGDMQEECNFFHSESNSRHDDKRTVLMDFDLNKEQPDESSFHSNEPLGPYPSSDGSCDESCSQITTTQTPTSKRPKDAESCSQIPTTQTPISKQPKDGESCSQIPTTQTPISKQPKDGESCSQITTSQIPKSKEPKGQTSTKDSQTKTYTIDLESLPESSSDLTEEKELIEEKEDCDYIIQDAALSLVSISQQLTSTSNQVSETKSGSNDTETVKENKKKPIKRTSSIDSYESLVLKQGDSSIDEDSATSKAFEIYEMGQKVNGIKLRRGRRMKDFQKEILPTLSSLSKDEIWEDIKILDGAIRSREYKRLNKAKSGKGENWFTPVKNKRSKVQYVSPKKKR; via the exons ATGAAACAGACCATGTTCGAACACAAGATCATATTCAAGAACCAG GTGCACGAGCTTCATCGGTTGTATGAAGTACAGAAGTCGATGATGAAGAGTGATTCGAGGTATACAAGGCGTGAACTTTTTCCCATGAAAAGAAATTTTACAGAAAGACATCGG GTGGAATCCACACGATCCATATTACACGAGTCTTTTCTACAAAAAAATCAAGACGTCTGCTCAAGATATCAGCAAAGATCTCTTGATCTTAGACTTGCAATTGGTAACTCCTGTAATGTTGATGATCTGGATCATGAGGAGGTTGATCTTTCTTTGAGTATCGGAGGGAGTATCAATAAAAGAAGTAAAATTTCTGAAAAATCATGGAAGAACAAGGTGGTGTATCCATCGTCACCAATTATAATTGATCTAGAGGATTCTACTGGATCGGGATCAAATGAGATTGTGAAAAATTCTCCAAATTTGCATCAAG GTCATTTGAAGATGAATGGTGACATGCAAGAGGAATGCAACTTCTTCCATTCAG AATCCAACAGTCGACATGATGACAAACGGACAGTATTAATGGATTTTGATCTCAACAAAGAGCAACCTGATGAATCTTCTTTTCACTCAAACGAACCATTAGGACCTTATCCTTCTTCTGATGGCTCATGTGACGAATCTTGCAGTCAAATTACCACTACTCAAACTCCTACATCAAAACGACCGAAAGATGCTGAATCCTGCAGTCAAATTCCCACTACTCAAACTCCTATATCAAAACAACCGAAAGATGGTGAATCTTGCAGTCAAATTCCCACTACTCAAACTCCTATATCAAAACAACCGAAAGATGGTGAATCTTGCAGTCAAATAACCACTTCTCAGATTCCTAAGTCAAAGGAACCAAAAGGTCAAACTAGTACAAAAGATAGTCAAACTAAGACCTACACCATAGATCTCGAGTCCCTTCCCGAGTCGTCATCTGATCTTACTGAAGAAAAAGAACTTATCGAAGAAAAGGAAGATTGTGATTATATAATACAAGATGCAGCACTCTCACTCGTCTCTATCTCGCAACAGCTAACTTCAACTAGCAATCAAGTTTCTGAAACCAAATCAGGGTCAAATGACACTGAAACGGTCAAAGAGAACAAGAAAAAACCAATCAAACGAACATCTTCTATAGATTCTTACGAGTCACTTGTGCTGAAGCAAGGAGACAGCAGCATAGATGAGGATTCTGCAACATCAAAAGCGTTTGAAATATACGAAATGGGTCAAAAGGTAAATGGTATCAAGTTGAGAAGAGGAAGGAGAATGAAAGATTTTCAGAAAGAAATACTTCCCACATTGTCATCACTCTCAAAAGATGAAATTTGGGAAGATATTAAGATTTTGGACGGCGCGATAAGGTCAAGAGAATACAAACGGCTGAATAAAGCAAAATCAGGCAAAGGGGAAAATTGGTTTACACCTGTGAAAAACAAACGGTCAAAAGTTCAGTATGTTAGTCCGAAGAAAAAGAGATAG